In Hwangdonia lutea, a single window of DNA contains:
- a CDS encoding histidine kinase, translating into MKNSVKNIIITFVIGCAVFVVANFISDGFEFDSVSDFLIDFSFYQLYSFVLGYSNMYFFGYMDRRQWKKNETVKRIVIGVFGSTVITLIGLFVLRASTSVFYVGNTFETFLANEKLKYYQFGLWVTLTIVAIFHVIYFYNKYQQNKIKEQKVIAGTASAKFDALKNQLDPHFLFNSLNVLTSLIEENPDNAQKFTTSLSKVYRYVLEQKNKELVTVDEELQFAKTYMSLLKMRFEDSIVFSMPEKASNPESKVVPLSLQLLLENAVKHNMVTSSKPLHIKIYEDGDSLVIENNLQPKQIVKKSSGVGLSNIMQRYDLLTNRKINVNKQSHRFAVAIPMLTKQISIMRTEQTPSALDDSYMRALNHVDELKAFYYSLISYFLVIPFLIFINYRTSWGFQWFWFPMFGWGIGLAIQAFKVFVNDGAFGRKWEKRKMEEFMKNEKNNWD; encoded by the coding sequence ATGAAAAATTCTGTTAAAAATATCATTATCACTTTCGTTATTGGATGCGCTGTATTTGTAGTGGCCAATTTTATTTCTGATGGCTTTGAGTTTGATAGCGTAAGCGATTTTTTAATAGATTTTTCATTTTATCAGCTGTATTCTTTTGTGCTTGGGTATTCCAATATGTATTTTTTTGGTTATATGGATCGCCGCCAATGGAAAAAAAACGAGACGGTAAAGCGCATTGTTATTGGTGTTTTTGGATCTACCGTAATCACTTTAATAGGTCTGTTTGTACTTCGAGCGTCAACTTCAGTGTTTTATGTGGGCAATACCTTTGAAACGTTTTTAGCCAACGAAAAACTAAAATATTACCAGTTTGGGCTATGGGTAACCTTAACCATTGTTGCCATTTTTCATGTTATTTATTTTTATAATAAGTATCAGCAAAACAAAATAAAAGAGCAAAAGGTCATTGCAGGTACGGCAAGTGCTAAGTTCGATGCTTTAAAAAATCAGTTAGATCCGCATTTTCTATTCAATAGTTTAAATGTATTAACCAGTTTAATTGAAGAAAACCCGGATAACGCTCAAAAGTTTACCACATCGCTATCCAAAGTATATCGCTATGTTTTAGAGCAAAAAAACAAGGAATTGGTAACGGTTGACGAGGAGTTGCAATTTGCCAAAACCTATATGTCGCTGCTAAAAATGCGCTTTGAGGACAGTATTGTTTTCAGTATGCCCGAAAAGGCATCAAACCCAGAAAGTAAAGTGGTGCCGCTATCGCTACAGCTGCTTTTAGAAAACGCCGTAAAGCATAATATGGTAACCTCGAGTAAACCCTTGCATATTAAAATTTACGAAGACGGAGACAGTCTGGTAATAGAAAACAATTTGCAGCCCAAACAAATCGTAAAAAAGAGTAGTGGTGTGGGCTTAAGTAACATTATGCAGCGCTACGACTTACTTACCAACCGAAAAATAAACGTAAACAAACAATCCCATAGGTTTGCAGTTGCCATACCTATGCTTACAAAACAAATATCAATTATGAGAACAGAACAAACACCATCAGCTTTAGACGATAGCTACATGCGGGCGTTAAATCATGTCGATGAGCTTAAAGCCTTTTACTATAGCCTTATATCGTACTTTTTAGTTATTCCGTTTTTAATATTTATCAATTACAGAACCTCATGGGGATTCCAATGGTTTTGGTTCCCTATGTTTGGTTGGGGCATTGGTTTAGCCATTCAAGCCTTTAAGGTTTTTGTTAACGATGGCGCATTCGGCAGAAAATGGGAAAAACGAAAAATGGAAGAGTTTATGAAAAACGAAAAAAATAATTGGGACTAA
- a CDS encoding 2TM domain-containing protein → MERLPDLETKKKAIRARKRIEAIKGFYQHLLAYCLFTPFIIFINYKTYWDYKWFWFSVIGWGIGLAIHAFVVFVQKGIFVSQWEERKIKEIMRKEENHWD, encoded by the coding sequence ATGGAACGATTACCAGATTTAGAAACCAAGAAAAAAGCCATAAGAGCCCGCAAGCGCATTGAAGCCATAAAAGGCTTTTACCAGCACCTTTTGGCATACTGTTTATTTACGCCGTTTATTATTTTTATAAACTACAAAACCTACTGGGACTACAAATGGTTTTGGTTTTCGGTAATAGGCTGGGGCATTGGTTTGGCCATTCACGCCTTTGTGGTATTTGTTCAAAAAGGAATTTTTGTAAGCCAATGGGAAGAGCGTAAAATAAAAGAAATTATGAGAAAGGAAGAAAACCATTGGGATTAA
- a CDS encoding 2TM domain-containing protein, whose translation MENYKLEPHQNQNYQKEQAYTRAKKRVKEIKGFYWHAFWYVVVNIFIITMVVSNNGNLWHFGTFSTAIFWGIGLGFHALGVFGKNLVFSKSWEERKIREYMDKDKKQWK comes from the coding sequence ATGGAAAATTATAAACTAGAGCCACATCAAAATCAAAACTATCAAAAAGAACAAGCTTATACCCGTGCAAAAAAACGTGTAAAAGAAATTAAAGGCTTCTATTGGCACGCCTTCTGGTATGTTGTAGTTAACATTTTTATCATCACTATGGTGGTTTCCAATAATGGTAATTTATGGCACTTCGGCACCTTTTCAACCGCCATTTTTTGGGGTATCGGTTTGGGCTTTCACGCGCTTGGGGTGTTCGGAAAAAATCTCGTTTTCAGTAAATCTTGGGAAGAACGAAAAATTCGGGAGTATATGGATAAAGATAAAAAACAATGGAAGTAA
- a CDS encoding LytR/AlgR family response regulator transcription factor, giving the protein MNVIIIEDEKPSARRLQRMLQKLNLEAKTMLHSVEESINWFQNNPHPDLIFLDIQLSDGLSFEIFETINIKSAIIFTTAYDEYALQAFKLNSIDYLLKPIDEDDLATAVKKYQDRAPQQQAVTLDFNDIKKLLVNPIDREYKKRFSVKVGQHLKLINIDDIECFYSENKGTYLHTNEGRNYLLDTTLEHLENELEPRTFYRINRKFFVNINAIKDMVSYTNSRLQIKLKSYNEQDVIVARERVKDFKTWLE; this is encoded by the coding sequence ATGAACGTAATAATTATAGAAGACGAAAAACCATCAGCACGACGTTTACAGCGCATGCTGCAAAAATTAAATTTAGAAGCCAAAACCATGCTGCATTCCGTCGAGGAATCCATCAACTGGTTTCAAAACAACCCACATCCGGATTTAATATTTTTAGACATCCAATTAAGCGATGGGCTATCCTTCGAAATATTCGAAACCATCAATATAAAATCCGCCATCATTTTCACCACAGCTTACGATGAATATGCCCTGCAAGCCTTTAAACTAAACAGCATCGACTATTTATTAAAACCCATTGACGAAGACGATTTAGCCACAGCCGTAAAAAAATACCAAGATCGCGCACCGCAACAACAAGCCGTAACCTTAGATTTTAACGATATTAAAAAACTGCTGGTAAACCCCATAGACCGCGAGTATAAAAAACGCTTTTCGGTAAAAGTAGGGCAACATTTAAAACTCATCAACATCGATGATATCGAGTGTTTTTACAGCGAAAACAAAGGCACGTATTTGCATACAAACGAAGGTCGGAACTACCTTTTAGATACCACTTTGGAGCATTTGGAAAACGAATTGGAACCACGAACCTTTTATCGTATTAACCGTAAGTTTTTTGTAAATATAAATGCCATAAAAGATATGGTAAGTTATACCAACTCACGCTTGCAAATAAAGCTAAAATCGTATAACGAACAAGACGTTATTGTAGCCCGAGAGCGCGTTAAGGATTTTAAGACTTGGTTGGAGTAA
- the pepT gene encoding peptidase T — MISKEGLIKRFISYVTIDTESDPNSNTTPSTKKQWDLANKLAEELKSIGMQDVNIDNNAYIMATLPSNVEHEVPTIGFISHFDTSPDFTGANVKPQIFENYHGGDILLNKEENIVLSPDYFEDLRQYIGQTLITTDGTTLLGADDKAGVCEIVTAMEYLINHPEIKHGKIRVGFTPDEEIGRGAHKFDVEKFGADWAYTMDGSQIGELEYENFNAASAKVKVKGKIVHPGYAKGKLINSMYMATEFINSLPRLETPEHTEGYQGFFHLSNMTGKVEETVLEYIIRDHDREKFEARKALFEKLANELNSQYETEAIVVDIKDQYYNMKEKIEPVMHIVDIAEEAMKQLNIEPLIKAIRGGTDGSQLSYMGLPCPNIFAGGHNFHGRYEYVPVESMIKATEVICKIAELTAMKKQTI, encoded by the coding sequence ATGATTTCAAAAGAAGGCCTTATAAAACGATTCATAAGTTACGTGACTATTGACACCGAATCGGACCCCAATTCCAACACCACACCAAGCACAAAAAAACAATGGGATTTAGCCAATAAGTTGGCCGAAGAACTTAAATCCATTGGCATGCAAGACGTGAATATAGACAACAACGCTTACATTATGGCAACGCTACCAAGTAATGTGGAACACGAGGTGCCAACCATTGGGTTTATTTCTCATTTTGATACTTCGCCAGATTTTACGGGTGCTAATGTAAAACCACAAATTTTTGAGAATTATCACGGTGGCGATATCTTATTGAATAAGGAAGAAAACATTGTATTATCGCCAGATTATTTCGAAGATTTGCGTCAATATATCGGGCAAACTTTAATTACTACCGATGGCACAACGCTTTTGGGTGCCGATGATAAAGCAGGTGTTTGCGAAATTGTTACGGCCATGGAATATTTAATTAACCATCCGGAAATTAAACACGGTAAAATACGTGTTGGTTTTACGCCAGACGAAGAAATTGGTCGTGGTGCCCATAAATTTGATGTCGAAAAATTTGGTGCAGATTGGGCTTACACGATGGACGGCAGCCAAATAGGGGAATTGGAATACGAAAATTTTAATGCCGCCAGTGCCAAAGTAAAAGTAAAAGGAAAAATTGTGCATCCCGGATATGCCAAAGGAAAATTGATAAACTCCATGTACATGGCTACCGAATTTATAAACTCGTTGCCACGATTGGAAACTCCGGAACATACCGAAGGTTACCAAGGCTTTTTCCATTTAAGCAATATGACTGGAAAAGTTGAGGAAACCGTTTTAGAATATATTATTCGCGACCACGACCGGGAAAAATTTGAAGCCAGAAAAGCCTTATTCGAAAAGCTGGCCAATGAGTTAAACTCGCAATACGAAACAGAAGCCATTGTTGTTGATATAAAAGACCAATATTACAACATGAAAGAAAAAATTGAACCCGTAATGCATATTGTTGATATTGCCGAGGAAGCCATGAAACAACTAAATATCGAGCCCTTAATAAAAGCCATTCGTGGTGGTACCGATGGTTCGCAGCTAAGTTATATGGGATTGCCCTGTCCTAATATTTTTGCGGGCGGCCATAACTTTCATGGGCGATATGAATATGTGCCTGTTGAAAGTATGATAAAAGCCACCGAAGTGATTTGCAAAATTGCAGAGTTAACGGCGATGAAAAAACAAACTATTTAA
- a CDS encoding quinone-dependent dihydroorotate dehydrogenase, whose protein sequence is MYKLLLRPLFFLFDPEKIHHFTFSLIKFTSKIPGFESLFKSLYVVNDKRLERKLFGLTFKNPVGLAAGFDKNAVLYKELANFGFGFIEIGTVTPKAQAGNPKKRLFRLKDDQGIINRMGFNNEGLEAAINQLKHNKGKLIIGGNIGKNTQTKPEDYTKDYLECFNALHPYVDYFVLNVSCPNVGSHAKLNDKDYLEELISAVQNANKSFEKQKPILLKIAPDLNTNQLDEIIELVADTKLDGVIASNTSMDRSGLKATEQQLNAIGNGGLSGQPIKEKSTKVVKYLSENSNKAFPIIGVGGVHSAQDALEKINAGADLIQVYTGFIYEGPRLIKAINQAILKES, encoded by the coding sequence ATGTATAAATTATTACTTCGTCCGCTATTCTTTTTATTCGACCCCGAAAAGATTCATCATTTTACGTTTTCATTAATAAAATTCACGTCTAAAATCCCTGGATTTGAGTCCCTATTTAAGAGCTTGTATGTTGTAAATGACAAACGATTAGAACGAAAATTATTCGGTTTAACCTTTAAAAATCCAGTAGGTTTAGCGGCAGGTTTCGATAAAAATGCGGTGTTGTACAAGGAGTTGGCAAACTTCGGATTTGGCTTTATCGAAATAGGTACAGTAACCCCAAAGGCACAAGCCGGAAACCCGAAAAAGCGATTGTTTAGACTGAAAGACGACCAAGGCATTATTAACCGAATGGGCTTTAATAATGAAGGACTGGAAGCCGCAATTAATCAATTAAAACATAATAAAGGCAAACTGATTATTGGCGGAAATATTGGTAAAAACACCCAAACAAAACCAGAAGATTATACCAAGGATTATTTGGAATGCTTTAACGCCTTGCACCCTTATGTGGACTATTTTGTGCTTAATGTGAGTTGCCCAAATGTGGGTAGCCATGCCAAGTTAAATGACAAAGATTATTTGGAAGAGTTAATAAGTGCGGTGCAAAATGCCAATAAAAGTTTTGAGAAACAGAAACCGATACTTTTAAAAATCGCACCGGATTTAAATACCAATCAGTTGGATGAAATTATTGAATTGGTTGCCGATACCAAACTGGATGGTGTTATTGCCAGCAATACTTCGATGGATCGAAGCGGATTAAAAGCCACCGAACAACAATTGAACGCTATTGGCAATGGCGGTTTAAGCGGACAACCGATAAAGGAAAAAAGTACAAAGGTGGTTAAATACCTTTCTGAAAACAGTAATAAAGCCTTTCCTATTATTGGCGTTGGTGGCGTGCATTCTGCCCAAGATGCTTTGGAAAAAATTAATGCTGGTGCCGATTTAATTCAGGTTTACACCGGTTTTATATACGAAGGGCCGCGTTTAATTAAAGCCATAAACCAAGCGATTTTAAAAGAAAGTTAA
- a CDS encoding T9SS-dependent choice-of-anchor J family protein, with amino-acid sequence MNIFTSKITLFFCIVGFTMSLLHGQNTTTDCGTTTSEAYIKYIQSIKPQLETFEQAFLTAKNRKGDIPVKTVNAIPIKAHIFRRSNGTGGLSVSELKNAISNLNDIYKNAQMEFFLCDGINYIDDDELLFFDKRDENALTEKYNVAGLINIYLTEYIKNDANESICGYSNNVARQDVIVLKNDCVTNDSTLAHEMGHFFSLIHTHGPKNDTLTEELVDGSNCDTTGDGICDTPADPKLSNKNVNNFCEYIGTETDANGTAFKPDTQNIMSYSRKGCRTHFTDQQLARMYAFFMTTKNYLSCPSFNADFVTDVSQTCEEDLTVQFKSSCKNITKWEWDMDSDGVIDYTTKNPKHTYSSGIYDVTLRVSNKSRSISKTYSKYIKVGTQPDILNEDFDDFDIAGDKGWTANDVSENGYNWYVNFGETATENTGPNSDNSNTEVLGKYIYAEASGANPGDVAEFISPCFTIDKENSELEFSYHMFGKGMGELHVDLKTEDSYINDVVPAIIGNQQRHQNDAFLKKSIDLSPYTNQTIKVRFRAVRGSNWEGDIAIDNVFIKTIYIPISDESFIVYPNPVKDNLLYVKTNDSELISNFEISNLVGQTFLSGTVSNRPIDVSNLASGTYLLILNDGTSRVLKKFIK; translated from the coding sequence ATGAATATTTTTACTTCAAAAATTACATTATTTTTTTGCATAGTTGGTTTTACCATGAGTTTGCTGCATGGCCAAAACACAACAACCGACTGTGGTACAACAACTTCCGAAGCTTACATTAAATACATTCAAAGCATAAAGCCTCAACTTGAAACTTTCGAGCAAGCGTTTCTTACTGCTAAAAACAGAAAAGGCGATATTCCGGTAAAAACCGTAAACGCTATTCCTATAAAAGCACATATTTTTAGGCGTTCCAATGGAACGGGCGGCCTCAGTGTTTCTGAACTTAAAAATGCTATTTCTAATTTAAATGACATTTATAAAAATGCTCAAATGGAGTTTTTCCTTTGTGACGGCATTAATTATATTGATGACGACGAACTGCTATTTTTCGATAAAAGAGACGAAAACGCACTAACCGAAAAATACAATGTTGCAGGTTTAATCAATATTTATCTTACAGAATATATTAAAAACGACGCCAATGAAAGTATCTGTGGCTATAGCAATAATGTGGCCAGACAAGATGTAATCGTATTAAAGAATGATTGCGTTACCAACGATTCTACGTTAGCGCACGAAATGGGTCATTTTTTCTCTTTAATACATACGCACGGCCCAAAGAATGATACATTAACAGAAGAGTTGGTTGATGGTAGTAACTGCGATACCACGGGCGATGGCATTTGCGATACACCTGCAGACCCCAAACTTTCTAATAAAAACGTAAATAATTTTTGCGAATATATTGGTACGGAAACCGATGCTAACGGAACTGCATTTAAACCAGATACACAAAATATAATGTCGTATTCCAGAAAAGGGTGCAGAACACATTTTACCGACCAACAATTGGCCCGTATGTACGCTTTTTTTATGACGACAAAAAACTATTTATCCTGTCCGTCGTTTAATGCCGATTTTGTTACGGATGTCAGCCAAACCTGCGAAGAAGATTTAACGGTTCAGTTTAAAAGTAGCTGTAAAAATATAACTAAATGGGAATGGGACATGGATTCTGATGGTGTTATAGATTACACCACTAAAAACCCAAAACACACATACTCTTCTGGGATTTACGATGTTACACTTAGGGTGTCAAACAAATCGAGATCCATTAGTAAAACTTATTCAAAATATATTAAAGTTGGAACACAGCCCGATATTTTAAATGAGGATTTTGACGATTTTGACATCGCCGGAGATAAGGGGTGGACAGCCAACGATGTTTCGGAAAACGGCTATAATTGGTATGTTAATTTTGGTGAAACAGCAACAGAAAATACAGGCCCAAATAGCGACAATTCGAATACCGAAGTTTTAGGAAAATATATTTACGCCGAAGCTTCTGGTGCAAATCCCGGTGATGTCGCCGAATTTATTTCACCTTGTTTCACCATTGACAAAGAAAACTCTGAACTTGAATTTTCGTACCATATGTTTGGTAAAGGTATGGGCGAACTGCATGTGGATTTAAAAACCGAAGACAGCTACATTAACGATGTTGTTCCCGCCATTATTGGTAACCAACAAAGACATCAAAATGATGCTTTTTTAAAAAAGTCTATTGATTTGTCGCCGTACACCAATCAAACCATAAAAGTTAGATTTAGAGCTGTTAGAGGTTCAAATTGGGAAGGCGATATTGCTATTGACAACGTGTTTATTAAAACGATTTACATACCCATATCAGACGAGAGTTTTATAGTGTATCCAAATCCTGTTAAAGATAATTTGCTCTATGTAAAAACCAATGATTCGGAATTAATTTCAAATTTCGAAATTTCTAATTTGGTGGGGCAAACGTTTTTATCTGGCACAGTTTCAAACCGACCCATTGATGTGAGCAACTTAGCTTCTGGCACTTACTTGCTCATTTTAAACGATGGAACATCAAGAGTTCTGAAAAAATTCATTAAATAA
- a CDS encoding spondin domain-containing protein produces MKNYTSFTVLLFCLFFSNIGFAQSVANYSIVFESFWETPAEDPVNGISTIALPSNAHWSPLAIATHKTVNSILEMGVVASAGIELIAEEGNNSTFQNEVTANPDADKFEIGSGLNAAQGTITKNIQVSSNYPFVSLASMIAPSPDWFIAVNSENLRSGNNTVNNGWKASFTLDVYPYDAGTEDGNTYSGSNSASNPIGVITSLSNQPPFDGVNSNMSHRIGTVTFNYIDSTLSLDDIDVLENISIYPNPTQGKITLSNIKNIELKSAKIYNILGRLVKDIPIEKGLSKLEVDLSHLNKGVYLLSLKSAHKSSTKKLVIN; encoded by the coding sequence ATGAAAAACTATACTTCTTTTACAGTGTTATTATTTTGTTTGTTTTTTTCTAATATTGGCTTTGCACAAAGTGTTGCAAATTACAGTATTGTTTTTGAGAGTTTTTGGGAGACCCCAGCTGAAGACCCAGTAAATGGTATTAGCACTATTGCTTTACCCAGTAATGCACATTGGTCGCCATTAGCTATTGCCACGCATAAAACAGTTAACTCCATTTTAGAAATGGGAGTCGTCGCCTCTGCTGGTATTGAATTGATAGCAGAAGAAGGAAATAATAGCACTTTTCAAAATGAAGTAACAGCGAATCCAGATGCCGATAAATTTGAAATTGGTAGCGGATTAAACGCTGCACAAGGCACAATTACGAAAAATATTCAGGTAAGCTCAAATTACCCTTTTGTAAGTCTCGCTTCAATGATTGCCCCTAGTCCCGATTGGTTTATTGCTGTTAACAGCGAAAATTTAAGATCTGGAAATAATACTGTAAATAACGGATGGAAAGCTTCTTTTACGCTAGATGTGTATCCTTACGATGCTGGTACAGAAGACGGCAATACCTATTCTGGAAGTAATTCCGCTTCAAATCCTATAGGTGTTATTACAAGTTTATCAAACCAGCCGCCTTTTGATGGTGTAAACTCTAATATGAGCCACAGAATTGGTACGGTTACCTTTAATTATATCGATTCTACTTTAAGTCTTGATGATATTGATGTCTTAGAAAATATATCCATTTATCCCAATCCAACCCAAGGAAAAATTACGCTTTCAAACATTAAAAATATCGAATTAAAATCCGCTAAAATTTATAACATTCTAGGGCGATTGGTTAAAGATATACCCATTGAAAAAGGACTATCAAAATTAGAAGTTGATTTATCGCATTTAAATAAGGGTGTTTACCTTCTAAGTTTAAAATCTGCCCATAAAAGCTCAACCAAAAAACTAGTAATCAACTGA
- a CDS encoding hydroxymethylglutaryl-CoA lyase, translating to MPKKVKIIECPRDAMQGIKAFIPTANKVQYIQSLLRVGFDTIDFGSFVSPRAIPQMVDTAEVLSQLDLSQTKSKLLAIVANQRGAENASIHKDIDYLGYPFSISENFQMRNTHKTIAQSVLILEDILNIADQSNKEVVVYISMGFGNPYGDPWDVNIVGEWTERLNNMGVKILSLSDTVGTSNPESISYLFSHLIPQYPHIEFGAHLHTTPTTWFEKVDAAYKAGCMRFDGAIQGFGGCPMAKDELTGNMPTEKLLSYFTSQKNNNLNALSFESAYNEASKIFNRYH from the coding sequence ATGCCTAAAAAAGTAAAGATAATTGAATGCCCACGCGATGCCATGCAAGGTATAAAGGCATTTATCCCAACAGCAAATAAGGTCCAATATATCCAATCGTTATTACGTGTTGGTTTTGATACCATAGATTTTGGGAGCTTCGTGTCGCCCAGAGCCATACCGCAAATGGTTGATACGGCCGAGGTTTTATCGCAATTGGATTTAAGCCAAACCAAAAGCAAATTATTGGCCATTGTTGCCAACCAAAGAGGTGCTGAAAATGCATCCATCCACAAAGACATTGATTATTTAGGCTATCCGTTTTCAATATCAGAAAACTTTCAAATGCGTAATACACATAAAACGATAGCGCAATCGGTTTTGATTTTAGAAGATATTTTGAATATTGCAGACCAAAGCAATAAAGAAGTCGTGGTGTATATTTCCATGGGTTTTGGAAATCCTTACGGCGATCCGTGGGATGTAAATATAGTAGGCGAGTGGACCGAGCGCTTAAATAACATGGGTGTTAAAATCTTGTCGTTAAGCGATACGGTGGGCACTTCAAATCCGGAAAGCATCAGCTATTTGTTTTCACATTTAATACCACAATACCCACACATAGAATTTGGGGCCCATTTGCACACCACGCCAACCACGTGGTTCGAAAAAGTAGATGCGGCGTATAAAGCTGGCTGCATGCGTTTTGATGGCGCGATTCAAGGTTTTGGTGGCTGCCCAATGGCCAAAGATGAGTTAACTGGCAACATGCCAACCGAAAAATTATTATCATACTTTACCTCACAAAAAAATAATAATCTAAATGCCCTTAGTTTTGAGAGCGCTTACAACGAGGCCTCAAAAATTTTTAATAGGTACCATTAA
- a CDS encoding FMN-binding protein, producing the protein MSFKHISILLTALFLMAFGLPKNIQKKVDKEIKSTFNIETFSFNAKAIPQDIAKNLPSKFEENNLFKIETDSELLGYAYVAKAPSKTDEFDYLVLLDKNLVVLKAKVLIYREDYGAEIGSKRWLKQFTGKTQTDSLNYGDNIAAISGATISVRSMTKAMNDLLKSLKILHSKNIL; encoded by the coding sequence ATGAGTTTTAAACACATATCAATATTATTAACAGCGCTTTTTTTAATGGCTTTTGGGCTTCCAAAAAACATTCAAAAAAAGGTAGATAAAGAAATTAAAAGCACTTTTAATATTGAAACCTTTTCGTTTAATGCCAAAGCAATCCCTCAAGACATTGCAAAAAATCTACCATCAAAATTCGAAGAGAACAATTTATTCAAAATAGAAACGGACAGCGAACTTTTAGGATACGCTTACGTTGCAAAAGCGCCAAGTAAAACCGATGAGTTTGATTATTTGGTATTACTCGATAAAAATTTAGTGGTTTTAAAAGCCAAAGTACTCATATATCGCGAAGATTATGGCGCCGAAATTGGCAGCAAACGCTGGTTAAAACAATTTACAGGTAAAACCCAAACCGATAGTTTAAATTATGGCGATAATATAGCCGCCATTTCCGGAGCAACCATTTCGGTTCGCTCCATGACCAAAGCCATGAACGATTTATTGAAATCTTTAAAAATCCTTCATTCTAAAAATATATTATAA
- a CDS encoding Insecticidal toxin complex protein: MRWKNLFIIIIIFSNSVSAKEWRNLKTYQKTTQKQNLSSSDWLKSDRLKNTLVWQRANHYNLIHNLPKEYSNINQRKAFYMWLYNELDKKGHEVVWVKMAHYISTKLRTMESFPFAIFTSKRILKYANSGSELVFNDAFVSLNSIYQSHKIFTGNNAVQWDRDMLYKEQYFWIAPIYKTMDERSLKKFQRIAKGTFLYAWVVPKAIRFKGNLSKAEARYKYAFDTLRAYCKNRYK; this comes from the coding sequence ATGCGATGGAAAAATCTTTTTATAATAATTATAATTTTCAGCAATTCCGTTTCAGCCAAAGAATGGAGAAACCTAAAAACCTACCAAAAAACCACTCAAAAGCAAAATCTGTCATCATCAGATTGGTTAAAATCAGACCGACTAAAAAACACCTTGGTTTGGCAGCGCGCCAATCACTATAATTTAATCCATAATTTACCAAAAGAATACAGTAATATTAACCAGCGTAAAGCTTTTTACATGTGGTTGTACAACGAGCTTGATAAAAAAGGGCACGAGGTAGTTTGGGTTAAAATGGCACACTATATTTCTACCAAATTACGTACAATGGAATCGTTTCCCTTTGCCATATTTACGAGCAAAAGAATTTTAAAGTATGCCAATAGTGGCAGCGAATTGGTTTTTAACGATGCCTTTGTGTCGTTAAATTCAATATACCAATCCCATAAAATATTCACAGGGAACAACGCTGTGCAATGGGATAGGGATATGCTGTACAAAGAGCAATATTTTTGGATTGCTCCTATTTACAAAACCATGGACGAACGAAGCCTGAAGAAGTTTCAGCGTATCGCTAAAGGAACATTTTTGTATGCGTGGGTGGTGCCAAAGGCCATTCGGTTTAAAGGCAACCTTTCAAAAGCCGAAGCGCGATATAAATACGCCTTCGATACATTGAGGGCGTATTGCAAAAACAGATACAAATAA